The Candidatus Saccharibacteria bacterium region GATTCCTTGGTGATTGAAACATGACCAGAAATTAGTTTAAATCCCGACATACTCCTCCTTGATATTAATTATATTTTAATTATTAGAAGTAAGCATACAAAAAGGACACTTACTTCGACTTGCCTATTTCACAACAAGTAATACTAGATCAATGTTGTGGTGTCTATGTAAGTGTCCTTACTGCGATCTAATATACTTTTTTGTGAAATAGGCAACCATTATCATAACATATTTTGTATTTCTTAGCTTTTGTGTTAGAATTACAGCTATGTCTAAACAATTAACAAAGTCCGTTACCTTAAACATTACCGTGGAAGATCTTTTTCAATCAGGAGCTCATATTGGCCACAAGACCAGTCATTGGAATCCAGATATCAAGAATTTTATCCACTCCAATCAATCCAACACCCATATTATTGATTTATTCCAGTCAATTGAGCAGCTAGAAGCTGCTTGTCAGGCGGCTTACAAGATAGGCTCTAAAGGTCATAAAATTTTATTTGTTGGAACAAAATCCCAAGCTGCACCTGTCCTTACTAGCTTAGCCAAAGAAATTGATGCCCCTTACGTGACCAAGCGTTGGCCAGGTGGTCTTCTAACAAACTTTGCTACTATATCAGCACGACTTAAAAAGTTAACTGAAATGGAAAAGATTTTAGCCGATCAAAGCCTCAGGGCAAAATACACCAAAAGAGAGCTTGGCAAGATCGAACAATCTATCAAAAAACTTAATACAATGCTGGGTGGTATTAAGGGAATTAAACGTCCACCACACGCTATATTTGTCGTTGATACCAACCTTGAGAAAACTGCAGTAAGAGAGGCCAACAAGCTAGGTCTAACAACCATCGCCATAGTCGATACAAATTCTAGTCCCAAAGGTATTAATTACCCAGTGGTAGCCAGCGATGATAACCTTAAAGTAATTGAATTAATTGCTAAAGAGATACAAGTAGCTTATCAATCAGGCTATCAGGCATATTTGACCCGCCAGAAATAACCTAAATACTTTTTAAAATTAGGAGAGGAAATGAGCATTAATCTAGCAGACATTAAAAAAATTCGCGAACAAACAGGTGCAGGTATGATGGATGTCAAATCCGCCCTAAATGATGCCAATGGTGATATTGATAAAGCTAAAGAGCTTTTACAGCAACGCGGTATTGCCAAGGCTAGCAAAAAAAGTGACCGCAATACCGATCAAGGCCTAATAGAAACCTACAATCACCTAGGTAAGGTTGGTGTATTACTCGAACTTAACTGCGAGACAGATTTTGTCGCCCGTACTGATGACTTCAAGGCCTTAGCCAAAGAAATTGCAATGCAAATTGCTGCTAGTGACCCTCAGTATATTATCGATCAAGATATAGATCAACAGACCCTAGATCAATGGAGATCGGAAATCTCGGATCAAGTAGATACCAATAAACCAAAAGAAATCCAAGATAAGATTATTGAAGGCAAACTAGATAAATATCGTGATGAATTAGTCTTGATGCGAATCAAAACCCTCAAAGATCCTGATAAATCTATTGCTGACCTAGTCAATGCTAATATCGCAAAACTAGGCGAAAATATTACTATCAAACGTTTCGTTCGCTATCAATTAGGCTAAAGATGGATTCAACAATACTAGCTAAAGAGCTAGACAAAACTTTGCTATTCTTAGACCAAGAATTGGGTCAAATTCGTGACGGTAGGGCTAGTGCTAGCCTGGTAGATACCCTCAAAGTACCAGTCTACGGTCAGCAACTACCCCTCAATCAGACTAGTAATATTACTGTGCCCGATCCACAAACAATCTTTATCGAGCCCTGGGACAAAACCAATCTGGAGGCTATCGAAAAAGCAATTTCAGAGAATAATGCCCTAGGTATTAACCCTAGTAATGATGGTAATCGAATTATTCTCAAGATTCCTGCTATGACTGAGGAAGTTAGACTGGGTCTAGTCAAGTTGATTGCAGAGAAGCAGGAGCAAGCCATGGTAGCACTTCGTCAACAGCGTCAAGCTGCCCATAAGGAAGTCAAAGCCCAAGAAAAAGATAAACTAATTAGCGAAGATCAAGCATCAGACCTCAAAGATCAGATTGAAAAAACCTGCCAAGACTACACTGCCAAAATAAAACGAACAATCGAGGTCAAGCAAACAGCTATTAAATCTATTTAAATGATTTTACCTAACCATATTGCCTTTATTTTAGATGGTCATCGTAGATGGGCAAAAGCCAATGGTAAACCTCCCCTATTAGGTCATCAGGCAGGATATGACAATTTTATAGAAATTGCTAATTCATGTTATGACAAGGGCATCAAGATTGTTTCAGCCTATGCTTTCTCTCAAAAGAACTGGAAAAGAAGTCAGGATGAAGTGGGCTATCTAATGAAATTATTTGCAAAATCTTTTAGCCACAAAAAACTAGACCAGATTATCAAAAGGGGTATCAGGGTAATATTCCTTGGTCGTAGAACTGAGCTTGACAAAAGCTTAGTAAAAAAAATGACCGAACTCGAGAATCAGACCAGCAATAATCAAGATGGCGTTCTAGCAATCCTCATTGATTACGATGGTAGAGCAGAAATAATCGAAGCTGCTAAAAAACTAAAAGAAACAAATCAAGAAATATCTGAACAAAACCTTCAGCAAGCAATGTGGAGTAGCCAAGTAGCCGATCCAGACCTAATAATAAGGACTTCGGGCGAGCAGAGATTATCTGGATTTTGGCTATGGGGCAGTAGCTATAGTGAGTTTGCTTTTATTGACAAGAACTGGCCTGACTTTGATTTACAAGATCTGGAAAATGTCTTGAAAGACTATAGCTCTAGAGAGAGAAGATATGGAGCAGGACAAGCATGAGCATCCTTATAGCTATCGTCACCTTCTCGATATTGGTATTACTTCACGAATTTGGGCATTTTATTTCAGCCAGAAGGGCAGGGATTCGAGTTGATGAATTTGGCATTGGTTTTCCTCCCAAAATCTGGGGTATTAAGCGCAAAGGAACACTATATAGCATCAACCTCTTGCCAATCGGTGGTTTTGTCAAGATTGCCGGAGAAGATAGCCAGGAGTCTGGACCCGACAGCTTTGTGGCTGCTAGCACCTATCACCAACTTCGAACATTGCTTGCTGGAGTATTAATCAATTTCTTAATTGGTTGGCTGATCCTAACCGGTCTTTTAATCAATGGTCTACCTTCACTAATTTTTCCTTTTGACATTAGTCAACTTGGTCATATTAAGGGTCAATTGGTTGAAACTACCCAACCAAAAGTCATTTATGTAGCTCCTGATTCTCCAGCTAGCCAGATAGAACTTGAGTCCGGGGATCAAATCATCAAAATTAATGATCAACAGGTTACCAATCAAAACCTTAGCCATCTGACCGAACAGTTTGCTGGTCAAGATATCCAATTAGGATACTTAACTCACGGTCAAGTAACTGAACAAAATTTAACCTTAGCTAGCCCCGAAGCAGACTCAGGCAAGCTAGGTGTAATTATTGAACAACAATGGAGCTATCGTCCTCTAGATGCTGCCTATGCTAGCCTGGTAATAATTATTAAATCCTTCAAGCTTACCTTAGAAACAATTGCCTCACTAATCACTGGCATTTTTATAGATAACCATGATGGTGACCAATTGACCAATTCGGTAACTGGGCCGGTAGGGATTGTTTCGGTCTTTCGTAGTAGCCTCAAGTTAGGATTTAGCTATGTGCTAGCCTTGACAGCCGCTATCTCTATTTCACTCGGTATTATGAATACGCTACCTTTACCCGCGCTTGATGGCGGTAGAGCCCTAATCGTAATTCTTCGGAAAATTGGAATCAAAATTGGTGATAAGTTTGAGCTTTACTATCACGGAACAGGGATGGTCATCCTACTTATTCTTATGGCATTAATCACGATCCGCGACATCCGCAACTTCTTCTAGTTAAAAACCATCATGACATTTGAGCCAAATCCAACTGACTGTTCTGGCGAGCAAAAACCACCCCCTGACTTTGACAGATTGAATCTGATCCCAGTTGTTGATCGAATTATTTTGCCCGAAAAAGCCGATTACTGTCTAGTCCCAATTACTGATACAAATACTAATCAGATTGAAGCTTACCACCCTAGAGATCTACTTGAGTTAATCAATCATCATAATAAGCCTGATGATAACATTACACAGGCTCAAACAGTAATCCGATTGATCCAAGAATACTGCAAATCAGATATCGAATTAGCCATCAAGCTAGCTTTGATTATCCGACCCTTTGCCAATTATAAATTACTATCAATAGCAGAATTAAGGGAAGATCTCAAAGTAAACCCGAATGATAAATTGATTGATGGTGATCAAGGGGTAACCTATTGGAAGATTGATCTAAATTACCTAATATCAAAGATTAATATTCTTATTAATAAAATTGATCAAGAAAGACTGAATATTTATCTCAGTAGCCTATCAACTATACTTAATGGCCTTCATCCTGATCAGTCCCCTAAAAATGCAGTTAGGAGATGTTTCCTTCGTCAACAAATATCTAGAATACTCAAAGCCATATGTTACTTACATCATTCCAGATAAACCACCTCAGGGCTTTGAGGGCAAATCGTTTTCTATCCTCTTTCAAATCCTCAAATACAAAAATACTTGACCCCAACATAAATACCCTGTATACTTGACATAGGCCTTAGAAGGCTTTTTTTATTGGTAAAATTTATTATGAAGAGCAAAGCCAACCAAGTAAATATCTTTAAAAGAATTGGAGATTTTTTTTCCAATTACACTGAAGAGGCTCGCAAAGTTACCTGGCCAAGTCGCCCGGAAATTATCAGGGTTACAATCATGGTGATCATAGTAACAATTATCAGTGCTACGATTATATTTATCCTTAATCGTATTTTTGACATATCATTAACAAGGTTTATCGAAATCAATGGCTAAATATAGATTCAAAGAACGTTCAATTAGAGACAATAATCCTCATTGGTACATTGTTCATACTTACTCAGGCTACGAAGATGTAGTAAAAACAAACCTAGAACAAAGAATTGAGTCAATGGATATGTCTGAAAAGATCTTTGAGGTAGTTGTTCCCAAGGAAAAACGTATTGAGATCAAGAACGGTAAAAGAAAAGTAGTCGAACGCAAAATTTTCCCAGGATATATTATGGTCTACATGGTTATCAATGACGACTCTTGGTATGTTGTTCGTAATACGCCTAATGTCACTGGTTTTGTAGGTTCAGGAGTAGATCCAACCCCTATGGCTGATGCTGAAGTTAAGTCTATTCGCAAACGTATGGGAATCGAAAATCCAGTATACGATATTGAATTCAGCGTTGGAGATTTAGTTCATATCATAGATGGTCCCTTCAAAGGATTTGATGGCACCATATCCGAAGTCGACCAGCAAAAGGGCAAAATCACAGTTCTGGTCAATATGTTTGGTCGCGAAACACCAGTAGAATTAGATTCATTACAAGTAAAGAAGGTATAATATGGCAAGCAAAAAAGTTATCGCAAATCTCAAAATGGTTATCCCCGGTGGTGGAGCAACCCCAGCTCCTCCTGTAGGCTCCAGCCTTGGACAGTATGGTGTTAATATGATGGAGTTCATCCAGGCTTTTAATGATGCAACTTCAGATCACAAAGGTCAGCAATTGCCTGTAAAGATTAAGATTTTTGAAGATAAATCGTTCAAGTTTAGCTACAGCCTAACGCCTGCAGATCAAATGATTCTAGCTGAGCTAGGAATCAAAAAAGGCTCCGGAGAACCCAACAAAAATAAGGTCGCTAGTCTAACAGATCAGCAGTTGACCAAGATTGCCGAAGCCAAAATGTCTGACCTCAATGCCAATGACCTAGAAGCTGCCAAAAAAATCATTGCTGGTACAGCCAAATCCATGGGGATTGAAATTAAAGATTAGATCAGTTAGTAAGACGTGGGAGATTCTGTCGGGAATCGCTATCACCACAAAAAAGGAACTATCATGTCAAAACCATTAGAAAATCAAGAGGAACCTGTTATTAATCAAGTTGAAAATTCTACCGAGGAACCCAAGAAGGCTAAGGCAATTAAAACTACAAAAAGTCCTAGTAACAAACCCAAAGATGCAATATCCAAGAAATCCAAGCGTTACCGCAAGGCGGCTGCACAGCTAGGTAAGGCTCTTGAAACACCTCAAGCTTTAGCCTCCGCCATCAAGCTCTTAAAAGACCTCGACCAGCCAAAATTTGATCCGACCGTAGAACTACACATCCGCCTAGGTGTTGATGTCAAGCATGCTGATCAAATAGTTCGTGGGACTGTAACTCTACCTTTCGGTACTGGTAAAACTATCAAGATTTATGCCTTGGTAGAGGCTGCAGATACAGCAGGAGCAATCAAGGCAGGAGCAATCGAAGCCGAAGAAGAAAAGATTATTGAACAACTCGAAAAAGGACAGCTAGAATTTGATGTGCTAGTAGCCACCCCCTCAAAGATGCCCTTACTCGGCAAGTATGCCAGAGTACTAGGCCCTAGAGGGTTAATGCCTTCACCAAAAGCTGGAACAGTTACTCAAAACCCGATTGAAGCTATAGGTGAGCTACTGAAAGGTCGAGTAGAATACAAGACTGATTCTTATGGCATCATTCATATTCCCGTTGGAAAAATTAGTTTTGAAAACCAAGCATTAGTAGATAATGCCCAAACTGTGATCAGTGCTATCAAGGCTGCTAAGCCGGGCACAAGCAAGGGTAAATATTTATTAAGTGCTTATTTGACATCCACTATGTCACCTAGTCTAGAGCTAGAAACTACCAGCTTCTAGTGTTTTATTAAGGTGACACACTGCGCAAGCTCACTAGGTTGTGTTATATCCAAAATTTGCCAAGTATTTCTTTATACATAGCTTAAAGTTTGCTACTTGGACTGGAGTGCTATAAAATAATATCATGATTAATAATCCCAATCTAAAAGCGCGGTATCTGGTAATCGAAGGAGCTGAAGCTTCTGGTAAATCTACTCAGGTCAAACTACTAATTGAATACCTGACTGACCGCAATATCCCGGCCCAAGCCGTTAGGGAGCCTGGATCTACACCAGCCGGTGAGGCAATTCGCAATCTCAATCAACATAGTGAATTTGACCTTGACCCAACAACAGAACTATTGCTAGCCTATGCTGCAAGATTAGAACTACTTAAAGAAGTTGCAAAGTCCCTCAAGGCAGGCTATTGGGTGATTAGTGACAGAAACTACCTCTCGACCTATGCCTATCAAGGCTATGGTCAAGGAATGGATATGTCTACAATCGACCAAGTGCACCGGGCTGTAATGCCTGATAATCTAGCACCGGATCATACTTTTGTGATCGATACAAGCTTTGCTACCAATCAAGCTAGACTTGAGTCACAAGAAGCAGAATTAGATCGTTTTGAGCGTATGGGTCCAGATTTTCATACTAGAGTACATCGAGGATATCAAGAATTAATTAAGAATCAACCAAATGTTACTCGGGTCAACGGCGACCAGACTATTGCAGCAATCCATGCTGATATTGTTAAGCATCTAGATACTAGTCATAGATAGGTAATTGATGAAATTTACAAAAGAGCAAGTCCAGCTTTTGATTGATGGTGCTATCGCAGTAATACCCACTGATACAATCTATGGATTTAGTGCCAGCGTCTTTAAGCCTGATGCAATTGAAAGAATTAAAGCAATCAAGTCTAGGCAGTACACCAAACCTTTCATAATCTTGATCGGAGAAATCTCAGAGTTGCGTGATCTAGGGGTAGATTATCAACCTTATATAAAATATATAGATCAGCTTTGGCCAGGACCCAATACTTTGATTTTTCCGTTTCAATCAAATCAACTAGGCTATCTTAACCCCGCCGGCAATACTTTAGCAATTCGTTTACCAAATCATCCAGAGTTACGACAATTACTTCTTGAAACTGGCCCCCTAGTCTCTACCAGCATTAATCTTGATAAGGGATCTCCTATCAATGACCCTGTTCTGATCAATCAACTCTTTTCTAACCAGATTGACATGATGCTTTCCGTGGGTAAACTTATTGCTAATCCTTCGAGCATCTATCAGGTTGATCTTCAATCGGACAGATTGATAAAGCTCCGCTAATGCCTAGTGCTATTATCCCCTCACATTCTTCCTATTCGGTGTTTAATAATATCAAACTATCAGGTGTGAATGGTCTGCTGACTAAAGGCAGGTGATGCGCTTGAAATAACAGGATCAATACAACTGGTTGAAGCCAATTGGTAAACCCTCAACACATTTGATACTTTTGTCAAGGTTTTATAATACCCAAAACTAAGTTAAACTATTAATGATGGATAGAGAGGTAGCAGAATTAATTAGACTAGAAGAAGAGCGTCAAGCCAATACGCTCAATCTCATTGCCTCCGAAAACCATACCTCCAAGGCAGTTAGAGAAGCTAATGGCTCAATCTTTACCGAAAAATACTCTGAGGGTTATCCTGGCAAACGTTATTATGCAGGTTGCGAAATAGTTGATCGTCTTGAATCTCACGCGATTAATTTGGCAAAACAATTATTTGATGTAAACTTCGTAAATCTTCAGCCCTACTCTGGCTCAAGTGCCAACCTAGCTACCTACGCCGCCCTGGCTGGAGTAGGTGATAAAATCATGGGGCAGGCCTTATCTGATGGTGGACATTTAACCCATGGATCTAAGGCTAGCCTAGTATCTAGCTTTTTTAAGTTTGAGCAATACGGAGTCAATCAACAAGGCTGGATTGATTATGATAAGCTTGAAAAATTGGCCAAGAAATTTCAACCCAAAGTAGTAGTTGCTGGGACTAGTGCATACCCCAGACTAATTGACTGGGACAGATTGAAGAAAATTGCAGATCAAGTCAATGCCTATTTAGTCGCAGATATTGCTCACTTATCTGGGCTAGTAGCTGGTAAAGCAATCCCTAGTCCAGTAGGAATTGCTGATGTAATCACCTCTACTACCCAGAAAAGTATCCGTGGCCCAAGAGGCGGAATGATTATGACAAATGATGAAGAACTGGCAATCAAGATTGACCGGGCTGTATTCCCTGGCCTCCAAGGTGGTCCACATCAGCATAGTATTGCCGCTAAAGCTCAAGCTTTCCATGAAGCCTTACAGCCAGATTTTACCAATTATGCTTCGCAGGTCATCAAGAATGCACAAGCCCTTGCAAAAGCTTTGCAAGACCATGGTGTGGAACTTTGGAGCGATGGAACAGATACTCACCTACTAGTATTCAACAGCTATCAAGCCTTTGATCTAACTGGGCTAGAAAGTAAAGATCTTCTAGCAGATCAAGGTATTATTACCTCTCAAAGTCAAGTACCAAATGATCCCTTACCACCTATCCAATCTTCTGGAATTAGATTAGGTACTGCCGCCTTAACTACTCGAGGGATGCGAGAAGAACAAATGACAACAATAGCAGAAATTATTGTCAGAGTCCTAAGAGGGAAAGAGAATCTTAGATCAGATGTGCTAAGCCTAGCAAAACAATTCAAATTACCAGATTAAATAAAGGGGGTAAGTTATGGGAAATGACTTAATTCAGGTTGTCAATCAGCCTACGAGTAAGGGTTATGAATTATTAAATAGTATTGTTACTAATACTTCTGGCAATGTCTATGGTTTCTGGCCTTATGTTCCTGCTGACACAATTGCAGCCGCGATGGCTAGACTATCTAGAAGTCCTGATGATCTCAGAGTTAACCTACTTTTAGAATTTTCTAATGAAATTAAGCATCTAGATAGAATTCAACAACTATCCAGAGAAGTCGATAGAAACAAGACAAATAATCTCATGAAACGAGTTCTTACAGCCTATGGAGATGACTCAGTTCAACAGCTATTACCAATTCAACTAGTTGTTGAAAATACCTCAAACATTATGACAAAGACTATTGAGTGGCATAGATTAGGTGCCTATCTAGAACAATCTACAAGATACATATTCTTTGATCAAAAAATCAATGGCCACTACCGATATCATACTCCAGAAGAATTATCTGAATCTGATAAAATCTATTATCAATCTGTAATGGACCAAGTTTTTGACAACTATTCAGCCCTAGTCACCAAGCTAACACAATATATTCGAGACAAAAATCCAAAACCAATAGATAAGGGTGAATACCTTGCTTGGGTAGCAGCTACTAGAGCCCAAGCATGTGATAGTGCCCGACCTTTACTACCAGTAGCAACTACTTCAACAGTTGGCATAGTTGCCAATGCTCAAACTATCGAATATATGATTACTTCCTTAATTTCAAATCAGTTAATAGAAGCTCAAAAGCTAGGTCTATCAATCCTCAAGGAAGTTCGCAAGATCTATCCAGTATTCTTTGAGCGTGTAGACATGCCTAGTCGAGGATTAACTACCTCAGCTTATAAATCACAAATCAGTATGAATCTTGAGCAACTTGCCCATGAGCTCAAGTTCCCAAAAAGCCCTAATGATAAATCAGTCAGACTGATTAATGTATGGCCTAACTTTGAAGAAATTTATAGTAAGATACTCTTTGAATACACTCAGGCTGACTCAATATCGTTAAAGTCTATTACTGACCAGTACGACTCGGAATCATCAGAAAGACTCTGGGAAGCATTTATTGGCAAAAGAATGAATCGTAGGCACAAACCAGGCAAAGCCTTAGAGATAATCCATTATGAATGGGAAATTATTGGAGATTATGGGACATTTAGAGATCTTCAACGTCATCGAATGGTAGATGATATGCGTTGGCAAAAACTCTCTCCAGAACTAGGTTATGATGTTCCAGAATTGGTCATTGAAGCTGGTCTTGAATCAATCTTTCGGGAGACAAATGAGCTATCTCACCAACTCTACAACTACCTAGAGGAGACTCAAAATCAATCAATTGCCCAATACGCCTGCTTACTCGCAAATAAGATACGGTATCGTTTTGTAATTAATGCGCGTAGCCTAACGCATCTTCTTGAAATCAGAACTACTCCACAAGGCCACCCTGGCTATCGCAAAATCTGTCAAGAAATGTATAGTCAGGTAATGAAATCTACACCGGAAATCGCCAAGATGATGAGATTTGTCAGCCAAGATGAAGACCCAGAGCTAACTAGACTAGCGAGCGAACAAGCAACTGTCAAAAAATTAAAGGAACTAACCGAACAATGACAAAATATATCTTCGTAACCGGTGGAGTTATGTCAGGCTTAGGTAAAGGCATCACTGCAGCTGGTATTGGTGCCAATCTTAAGGCAGCAGGATACAATGTCGGTATCCTCAAATGTGATCCTTATCTAAACTTTGATGCAGGGACCCTCAATCCAAGTGAGCATGGAGAGGTCTATGTAACAAAAGATGGAGCCGAAACTGACCTCGACCTGGGGCATTACGAAAGATTTCTTGATCTAGAATTAGATCAAAGTTCTTCTCTAATGAGTGGTAAGATACTTAGTCAAGTCATCCAAGACGAGAGAGAAGGGAAGTACCTTGGTAAAACAGTTCAACTTGTTCCACATGTAACCAATAAAATTCAAGAAGATATCATAAAGTCTGCTAAAAACTATCAGATAATGCTTGTCGAAATTGGTGGAACGATTGGAGACATAGAGGGACTAACGTTCATAGAAGCAATTCGGCAAATGAGAAGGCGAGTCGGACCCAGTAATGTAGCCTATGTTCACCTAGTATATTTACCTTACCTCATTACTAGCAAGGAGTTCAAGACCAAACCTGCTCAAAATAGTCTCAAGATTTTGCAATCTTATGGTATTAAGCCAGACCTAGTCTGTGCAAGATCTGACCAAGCAATCAACTCTTCTAGCCTAGAGAAATTGAGCATCTTTGCTGACCTAGACCAAGAATACATCGTTCCTCTTCCTACACTAGACAGTGTCTATGAAGTCCCCCTCTATCTTAGTAAATTTTCAATCACCAAGATATTTTCTAAGCTCTTAAATCTTGATCAATAC contains the following coding sequences:
- a CDS encoding CTP synthase, which produces MTKYIFVTGGVMSGLGKGITAAGIGANLKAAGYNVGILKCDPYLNFDAGTLNPSEHGEVYVTKDGAETDLDLGHYERFLDLELDQSSSLMSGKILSQVIQDEREGKYLGKTVQLVPHVTNKIQEDIIKSAKNYQIMLVEIGGTIGDIEGLTFIEAIRQMRRRVGPSNVAYVHLVYLPYLITSKEFKTKPAQNSLKILQSYGIKPDLVCARSDQAINSSSLEKLSIFADLDQEYIVPLPTLDSVYEVPLYLSKFSITKIFSKLLNLDQYSPDFSIWEALTDKIASSSGKNVTIAIVAKYLDNQDTYTSIVEALKSAGWELGVTAKIKWVDSEDLENLETNLVDCQAILVPGGFGSRGIDGKVLASKFARKNQIPYLGICLGMQTAIIDIARNELGLTDANSTEFDTDTKDPVIHLMDEQNHVTKLGGTMRLGNYPAILEAESIIHGLYQSSQITERHRHRYEVNNLYKSKLESVGVKFVGLSPDRELVEFIELDQSIHPFFVATQAHPEFRSRPMKPHPLFLGLLKATISTDR
- a CDS encoding FAD-dependent thymidylate synthase produces the protein MGNDLIQVVNQPTSKGYELLNSIVTNTSGNVYGFWPYVPADTIAAAMARLSRSPDDLRVNLLLEFSNEIKHLDRIQQLSREVDRNKTNNLMKRVLTAYGDDSVQQLLPIQLVVENTSNIMTKTIEWHRLGAYLEQSTRYIFFDQKINGHYRYHTPEELSESDKIYYQSVMDQVFDNYSALVTKLTQYIRDKNPKPIDKGEYLAWVAATRAQACDSARPLLPVATTSTVGIVANAQTIEYMITSLISNQLIEAQKLGLSILKEVRKIYPVFFERVDMPSRGLTTSAYKSQISMNLEQLAHELKFPKSPNDKSVRLINVWPNFEEIYSKILFEYTQADSISLKSITDQYDSESSERLWEAFIGKRMNRRHKPGKALEIIHYEWEIIGDYGTFRDLQRHRMVDDMRWQKLSPELGYDVPELVIEAGLESIFRETNELSHQLYNYLEETQNQSIAQYACLLANKIRYRFVINARSLTHLLEIRTTPQGHPGYRKICQEMYSQVMKSTPEIAKMMRFVSQDEDPELTRLASEQATVKKLKELTEQ